The Humulus lupulus chromosome 3, drHumLupu1.1, whole genome shotgun sequence genome window below encodes:
- the LOC133824978 gene encoding clathrin heavy chain 2-like: MYFRNLLLRTPDTVAKFQSVPGQTGQTPPLLQYFGTLLTRGKLNAYESLELSRLVVNQNKNNLLENWLAEDKLECSEELGDLVKYLASVMLLLLGVSTIGVPSLLRSKV, translated from the exons ATGTATTTCAGGAACTTGTTACTTCGTACTCCTGATACAGTTGCCAAATTTCAG AGTGTTCCTGGACAAACTGGGCAAACACCACCCCTTTTGCAGTATTTTGGTACTCTCTTGACCAGAGGAAAGCTTAATGCTTACGAGTCATTGGAACTATCACGTCTTGTTGTGAACCAGAACAAGAATAATTTGTTGGAAAATTGGCTAGCAGAAGACAAATTAGAATGCAGCGAGGAGCTAGGAGATCTTGTGAAG TATCTAGCTTCTGTTATGCTTCTACTTCTGGGGGTCTCTACTATTGGAGTACCAAGCTTGCTTAGGTCTAAAGTTTAG